A single genomic interval of Lewinellaceae bacterium harbors:
- a CDS encoding DUF1611 domain-containing protein codes for MSSKEVLDGNAIVYCEGFFNTPEGKTAHGLVRFTERYRVLSVIDSRYAGQDAGLVLDGKKRGIPVMASLEQALEAARAEGEPAGFFVVGLAPDGGRLPAPAREAVRAAILAGLNIDSGLHDFLSEDSVISRLAHAHGVNIRDIRKTPPRDQLHSFTGNIEKVKALKIAVLGTDSAVGKRTTAWIVVHALRKAGYKAAMIGTGQTAWMQGAKYSIILDSLINDFVAGELENATYQAWVEQQPDAIVLEGQGSLMNPAYPGGHEILAACRPDIVLLQHAPKRPEYDGFPGYPIQPLPIQIQAVELLSGKPVVAITINHENMTPEEVAEAALQIKQETGLPAFDVLLNGADGLLEVLALHLKKKAETLHQQ; via the coding sequence ATGAGTTCAAAAGAAGTGCTGGACGGCAACGCCATCGTTTACTGCGAAGGCTTTTTCAATACCCCGGAAGGAAAGACCGCCCACGGCCTGGTGCGCTTTACCGAGCGCTACCGCGTGCTCTCGGTAATTGACAGCCGCTACGCCGGCCAGGATGCCGGCCTGGTGCTGGACGGCAAGAAAAGGGGCATTCCCGTAATGGCCAGCCTGGAGCAGGCGCTGGAGGCCGCCCGGGCGGAGGGCGAACCCGCCGGGTTCTTCGTCGTAGGCCTCGCCCCGGATGGCGGGCGCCTGCCTGCGCCTGCCCGCGAAGCCGTCCGGGCGGCTATCCTCGCCGGCCTGAACATCGATTCGGGCCTGCACGACTTCCTCTCCGAAGACTCGGTTATCAGCCGCCTGGCCCACGCCCACGGGGTGAATATCCGCGATATTCGCAAGACGCCGCCGCGCGATCAGTTGCACTCTTTTACCGGCAACATCGAAAAGGTGAAAGCCCTCAAGATCGCTGTGCTGGGCACGGATAGCGCCGTGGGCAAACGGACGACCGCCTGGATCGTCGTCCATGCTCTTCGGAAAGCCGGATACAAGGCCGCGATGATCGGAACCGGGCAGACCGCCTGGATGCAGGGCGCGAAGTACAGCATCATCCTCGATTCCCTGATCAACGACTTCGTCGCCGGGGAACTGGAAAATGCCACCTACCAGGCTTGGGTAGAACAACAGCCCGACGCAATCGTCCTGGAGGGGCAGGGCAGCCTGATGAACCCCGCCTATCCCGGCGGGCATGAAATCCTCGCCGCCTGCCGGCCCGACATTGTCCTGTTGCAGCACGCGCCCAAACGGCCGGAGTACGACGGCTTCCCCGGTTATCCCATCCAACCGCTGCCCATTCAGATTCAGGCAGTGGAATTGCTCTCCGGCAAACCGGTGGTGGCCATCACCATCAACCACGAGAACATGACTCCGGAGGAGGTGGCAGAGGCTGCCCTGCAAATTAAGCAGGAAACCGGCCTGCCCGCTTTTGACGTGCTGCTGAACGGCGCCGATGGCCTGTTAGAAGTACTGGCGCTCCACCTGAAAAAAAAGGCGGAAACACTTCATCAGCAATAA
- a CDS encoding PepSY-like domain-containing protein: MNKALMSAALLFLAAAMAPLAGQDSVVPKNIEAAFAKKYPKAADVSWEELDDTYIASFLSDDYYCDAYFDKAGNWTETSTIIDEADLPKQAVAAVKSQYPNLEYFTSMVRSERPDGVFYFLGFEKGYDYITLTVDQKGIVSDEVVESFDGND; the protein is encoded by the coding sequence ATGAACAAAGCACTGATGAGCGCCGCCCTCTTGTTTTTGGCGGCGGCTATGGCGCCCCTTGCGGGCCAGGATTCGGTTGTTCCCAAAAACATCGAAGCGGCCTTTGCCAAAAAATACCCCAAAGCGGCGGACGTGAGCTGGGAAGAACTGGACGACACCTACATCGCCAGCTTCCTGAGCGACGACTATTACTGCGACGCCTACTTCGACAAGGCAGGCAACTGGACAGAGACGTCTACCATCATCGACGAGGCCGACCTGCCCAAACAGGCCGTTGCTGCTGTGAAAAGCCAATATCCGAACCTGGAGTACTTCACCTCCATGGTGCGGTCGGAGCGCCCCGATGGGGTATTCTACTTCCTGGGCTTCGAAAAAGGGTACGATTACATCACCCTGACCGTAGACCAAAAGGGCATCGTTTCCGATGAGGTGGTGGAGTCCTTTGACGGCAATGATTAG
- a CDS encoding pyridoxal-phosphate dependent enzyme: MQEPTQPVPLHERYNLQAELEQQYQLLLDKEQSLEDRLEAFEFITDSEVGDTPLMRGRHVERELGFRQVYLKLEGSNPTGTQKDRIAFAQCADALRRGFEGICLATCGNYGVACSLAAKYAGLDCVIYIPEAYHTRRSEEMRQLGAKIFTVKGDYEDAVAASQLHAARIEYYDANPGGDNTSLQLKAYGEIAYEIYDELRDAPKAVAVPVSNGTVLAGVYRGFLSLYRRGKTSRMPIMVAGSSARKNPIVSSFLQGKDHCIELEPGSIKETEINEPLINWHSFDGDHALHSLYKTNGWARDVTDRTMLRLAKLLKDKEGLNVLPAATAGLAAMADPPDPELLENDRFVVILTSRK; the protein is encoded by the coding sequence ATGCAAGAACCCACCCAACCGGTCCCCCTGCACGAAAGATACAACCTGCAGGCAGAGTTGGAACAGCAGTACCAGCTCCTGCTGGATAAAGAACAAAGCCTGGAAGACCGCCTGGAGGCTTTCGAATTCATCACCGACAGCGAGGTCGGCGACACCCCTTTGATGAGAGGCCGCCACGTGGAACGGGAACTGGGTTTCCGCCAGGTGTACCTCAAACTGGAAGGGAGCAACCCGACCGGCACCCAAAAAGACCGCATCGCTTTTGCCCAATGCGCGGACGCCCTGCGGCGCGGCTTCGAAGGCATCTGCCTGGCTACCTGCGGCAATTACGGCGTAGCCTGCTCCCTGGCCGCCAAATACGCCGGGCTGGACTGCGTCATCTACATTCCCGAGGCATACCACACCCGGCGCAGCGAAGAGATGCGCCAGTTGGGCGCTAAGATTTTCACGGTGAAAGGCGATTATGAAGACGCCGTAGCGGCCTCGCAACTCCACGCAGCGCGCATTGAATATTACGACGCCAACCCGGGCGGCGACAACACTTCCCTGCAGCTCAAAGCCTACGGCGAAATCGCCTACGAGATTTACGATGAACTGCGCGACGCCCCTAAAGCTGTGGCGGTGCCCGTTTCCAACGGCACCGTACTGGCCGGCGTTTACCGGGGCTTCCTCAGCCTCTATCGCCGGGGCAAGACCTCGCGCATGCCCATTATGGTCGCCGGCTCCTCGGCGCGGAAAAATCCCATCGTTTCCTCTTTTTTGCAGGGAAAAGATCATTGCATCGAGCTCGAGCCGGGCAGCATCAAAGAGACGGAGATCAACGAACCCCTGATCAACTGGCATTCCTTTGACGGAGACCATGCACTGCACTCCCTGTATAAAACCAACGGCTGGGCCCGCGATGTTACCGATCGTACCATGCTGCGGCTGGCCAAGTTGCTCAAAGATAAAGAGGGCCTCAATGTGCTGCCGGCGGCTACGGCCGGCCTGGCGGCAATGGCCGATCCGCCAGATCCCGAATTGTTGGAAAATGACCGGTTTGTAGTCATCCTGACCAGCAGGAAGTAA